The Thermosipho affectus region AATCCTTCAAAATCTAATGAGACATAAATTTTCATATTTTTCACCTCCATGTTACAAATTTATTTTATCTTAAATCCCCAAAAAATCTAAGCTTCGCATACTTGTGTAAAAATTAGAAAATCAAAAATTCTCATCAATACTTAATTTTCTTTGTTCTTAAAAAAGAAATTTAATAACCCTGCCACATTGTTTCACATTATTGGGAATTTATTCAGAACATTGACACATTTTTCCCTTGAATTTTTACATTGAGGTATGAGATAATAGATTCTGCCCCACCAAAAAATATTCAAAAATAATCCTTGAGGTGTTTCCTATGAAAAAAGAGATAATAGTTGCACTAAAAGAAAAAATTAGCCGCCAAAATTGGGAAAGTTGGTTCTTGGATTTTGATATTAGGGAAATTAAAGATAAACATGTCATTTTCGAAGTTGGAAATATTTTTATAAAAGATAGGCTAGAAAAAAAGTTTAATAAAATTATTTCAAAAGTAGTCAAAGATATTTTGGGAAAAGATAGTACATTTGAAATCACATACAAAGAGGTCAAAAACGTTAAAAGCGAAGCTGGTCCATTAATCAAAAAAAGACCTCTTTTAATCACACCACTTAACCCAAAATATACTTTCGAAAATTTAGTTGTAGGTGAATTTAATAAGTTTGCATACAACGTATTTATTGAAGCAAGCAAAAAACCAGGCTTTTACAACCCAATATTTCTATACAGTGGTGTTGGGCTTGGTAAAACACACCTTGCTCAAGCACTTGGAAATTATCTACTTGAAAGTAACCCAGATATGAAAGTTGCTTATCTTACAAGCGAAGAATTTATGAACGAAATGTTTTCGGCCATAAAAAACGGAAATATTGAAGATTTTAGGGAAAAATACAGAAAAAAAGCGGATATCCTAATAATAGACGATATCCAATTTTTAATAGGAATAAAATCGGCTCAAACAGAACTCTTTCATACATTCAATACTATACACGAAGCTGGAAAACAAATTATAATCTGTTCAGATAGAACCCCTCAAGAATTAAAAGATTTTCATTCAAGAATGATTTCTAGATTTCAAATGGGGTTGCTAGTAAAGATCGAAAAACCAAACAAAGAGGATTTATTTAAAATCGGCAAAAAAATCTGTCAAATGAAACACATAGAAATTGAAGACAAAATTATTGATTATATCAGTAATGTATACGATAATCCCAGACTCATACACGGGGCAATTCTAAAATTAATCGCATATAAAAATCTATACGGAAAACTAAACCTTTCTATTGCCGAAAGTATACTAACAAATGTCTCCAAACCTCCAAAA contains the following coding sequences:
- the dnaA gene encoding chromosomal replication initiator protein DnaA, whose translation is MKKEIIVALKEKISRQNWESWFLDFDIREIKDKHVIFEVGNIFIKDRLEKKFNKIISKVVKDILGKDSTFEITYKEVKNVKSEAGPLIKKRPLLITPLNPKYTFENLVVGEFNKFAYNVFIEASKKPGFYNPIFLYSGVGLGKTHLAQALGNYLLESNPDMKVAYLTSEEFMNEMFSAIKNGNIEDFREKYRKKADILIIDDIQFLIGIKSAQTELFHTFNTIHEAGKQIIICSDRTPQELKDFHSRMISRFQMGLLVKIEKPNKEDLFKIGKKICQMKHIEIEDKIIDYISNVYDNPRLIHGAILKLIAYKNLYGKLNLSIAESILTNVSKPPKSFEQRLLEILADIFDCSPEDIISSKRTKNISYARKVGMYYAVKKLNLSTRDVGTIFKKSHSSVVQNVKQVEKLINDGNIIVKNYLKQIDKTSKTFAHGESM